The window TGCCCCCGAACGAATGGATGACGAGTCCATCCGGTTGTTCGCTGTCTCAAAGATTTCCTGGATCAAAAAGCATCAAAAGAGGTTTCGTGAACAAGAACGCGAAGCTCCGCGCGAATACGTCAACGGCGAGAGTCATTATTTCCTCGGAAAGCGCTACCTGCTCAGGGTAATTGAACATTCCGGCAACAACAAGGTTGTGGTCCGCAACAAGAAGTTCCTCGAACTTTACGTGAAACACGGCGCTGACCAGAACCAGCGTGCCCGTGCGATGAAGGAATGGTATCGACGTGAACTCAAGAAGATTGTTCCTCAGCTATTGGAGATATGGCAAGATGAAGTTGGCGTTGAGGCAAAGGAGTGGGGCATTAAGGCAATGCGTACCAAATGGGGCACATGTAATGAAAAGGATCGGCGTATCTGGCTCAACCTGGAATTGACAAAAAAACCGATCGCCTGTATCGAATACATCATTGTTCATGAACTGGTCCACTTTTTCGAGCGCAATCACAATGATCGGTTCGTGGCATACATGGACCGCTTTATGCCCAACTGGCGGCTGAACAGGGAAACGTTGAACAGGCTTCCTGTAAAGCATGAAGATTGGAGTTATTAATGGTTGAAATAAAAAACCCGGATTTGATATATTGAGTTGATATTAAAAGTCATAGGTGTA is drawn from Flavobacteriales bacterium and contains these coding sequences:
- a CDS encoding M48 family metallopeptidase, encoding MNISDGKIKVGNFELEVVRKDIKNMHLAVYPPMGRVRVSAPERMDDESIRLFAVSKISWIKKHQKRFREQEREAPREYVNGESHYFLGKRYLLRVIEHSGNNKVVVRNKKFLELYVKHGADQNQRARAMKEWYRRELKKIVPQLLEIWQDEVGVEAKEWGIKAMRTKWGTCNEKDRRIWLNLELTKKPIACIEYIIVHELVHFFERNHNDRFVAYMDRFMPNWRLNRETLNRLPVKHEDWSY